Proteins co-encoded in one Granulicella cerasi genomic window:
- a CDS encoding sensor histidine kinase produces MTTTIASSPQLGIESLETLQRIHMALLEDHDPDTLCQSIYAPLHERAGVDVYFHFLTAPDGAHLELVSSAGSQAVRAMLGTRLNLGQAVCGFVAQHREPMRLENIESRNDEMTSMVREAGVRAYACFPLIRRNEVLGTISFGSTVYSNFTDEQFELFALIAHGMALATERRRQTEYLRTIEQFAAAGRMSAILAHEVNNPLESLASVLYLLQDEVPSPHGRELLEMANSQVTRLAETARRILETFRGTGATPKITDISALTRELVADISLPRDAHLVTEITDGLCCKVIAGEVRQVLFNLLLNAAQFSPLGGRVRLSVQPCDGYAEIRISDEGDGISEANRGKVFQPFYTTRAKGGTGIGLWLSHELVERNGGTLRFESTATPGHGTTFVARLPLVD; encoded by the coding sequence GTGACGACGACCATCGCTTCATCTCCGCAACTCGGCATAGAATCCCTCGAAACGCTGCAGCGCATCCACATGGCACTGCTCGAGGACCACGACCCCGATACGCTCTGCCAGTCCATCTACGCGCCGCTGCATGAGCGCGCGGGCGTGGACGTCTACTTTCACTTCCTCACCGCGCCCGATGGCGCCCACCTCGAGCTGGTCTCCTCCGCTGGCAGCCAGGCCGTGCGCGCGATGCTTGGCACACGCCTGAACCTCGGCCAGGCGGTCTGCGGTTTCGTCGCCCAGCACCGCGAGCCGATGCGGCTGGAGAACATCGAATCCCGCAACGATGAGATGACCTCGATGGTGCGCGAGGCCGGTGTGCGCGCCTACGCCTGCTTTCCGCTCATCCGCCGCAATGAGGTGCTCGGCACCATCTCCTTCGGCAGCACGGTCTACTCCAATTTCACCGACGAGCAGTTCGAGCTGTTCGCGCTCATCGCCCACGGGATGGCCCTCGCCACCGAGCGCCGCCGCCAGACCGAGTATCTCCGCACCATCGAGCAGTTTGCCGCCGCCGGACGCATGAGCGCCATCCTCGCGCATGAGGTCAACAACCCGCTCGAGTCGCTCGCCTCCGTGCTCTATCTCCTGCAGGACGAGGTTCCCTCTCCGCACGGCCGCGAGTTGCTGGAGATGGCCAACTCGCAGGTGACGCGTCTGGCCGAAACCGCACGACGCATTCTCGAGACCTTCCGCGGCACCGGCGCCACGCCAAAGATCACCGACATCTCGGCGCTCACTCGCGAACTTGTTGCGGACATCTCCCTGCCCCGCGACGCGCACCTCGTCACGGAGATCACCGACGGCCTTTGCTGCAAGGTCATCGCTGGCGAAGTGCGCCAGGTGCTCTTCAATCTGCTGCTGAACGCCGCACAGTTTTCACCCCTCGGCGGCCGCGTGCGTCTCTCGGTACAGCCCTGCGACGGCTATGCGGAGATCCGCATCAGCGACGAAGGCGATGGCATCAGCGAAGCCAATCGTGGCAAGGTGTTCCAGCCGTTCTACACCACGCGGGCCAAGGGCGGCACCGGCATCGGCCTGTGGCTTTCGCATGAGCTCGTCGAACGCAACGGCGGCACACTGCGCTTCGAGTCTACGGCCACGCCCGGACACGGCACGACCTTCGTCGCACGCCTGCCGCTGGTGGACTAA
- a CDS encoding alkaline phosphatase family protein, with translation MRLRSWLLSAAMASASVLFAQDITPVIHANNPPNASATLAKHYVVMVSLDGFRYDYSHLYATPHLDAMAADGASTPKGMRPSYPSITFPNHYALVTGLRPEHNGLVGMEFWDPARHERYLYSDSKTNSDGSWYRGVPLWSLAEKQGMRSACFFWPGSEAEIAGKRPSYYLHFDGKLDDDKRVEQIIAWLKLPEAERPHFLTLYYANTDDAGHHYGPESPEAKEAVEHVDALIGELREGIQSTGLPVDLIVTADHGMIKLDETPVVLDTMVDLRGARTEGPFVYPKSDAEKERIYRELKAKNDPRFSVYRRHDLPKELYYRDNDREGDPVIVPNAPYSVMWHPRKPSGHPYVGSHGFNAMATPEMKAIFYAEGPDVKPGTKIESFDNVDVYSFVAKILQLKPGKTDGELGPLKAALAKP, from the coding sequence ATGCGTTTGCGTTCGTGGCTCTTGAGTGCGGCGATGGCATCGGCGTCCGTCCTGTTTGCGCAGGACATCACGCCGGTCATCCACGCCAACAATCCACCGAACGCAAGCGCGACGCTCGCCAAGCATTACGTGGTGATGGTGTCGCTCGACGGCTTCCGCTACGACTACTCGCACCTATACGCGACGCCGCATCTCGATGCGATGGCCGCAGACGGCGCGAGCACGCCCAAGGGTATGAGGCCTTCGTATCCGTCGATCACGTTTCCGAACCACTACGCGCTGGTGACCGGTCTGCGACCGGAGCACAACGGCCTAGTCGGCATGGAGTTCTGGGACCCTGCGCGGCACGAGCGCTATCTCTACTCGGACTCGAAGACGAACTCGGATGGAAGCTGGTATCGCGGCGTGCCGCTGTGGTCGCTGGCAGAGAAGCAGGGCATGCGCTCGGCGTGCTTCTTCTGGCCGGGGTCGGAGGCGGAAATCGCGGGCAAGCGGCCTTCGTACTATCTGCACTTCGACGGCAAGCTTGACGACGACAAGCGCGTGGAGCAGATCATCGCGTGGCTGAAGCTGCCCGAGGCCGAGCGCCCGCACTTCCTCACGCTGTACTACGCGAACACCGATGATGCGGGGCATCATTATGGGCCGGAGTCGCCGGAGGCGAAGGAAGCGGTCGAGCATGTCGATGCGTTGATCGGCGAGTTGCGTGAGGGCATCCAGTCGACGGGGCTGCCGGTGGACCTCATCGTCACCGCCGACCACGGCATGATCAAGCTCGACGAAACGCCGGTAGTGTTGGACACCATGGTCGATCTGCGTGGAGCGCGCACCGAAGGGCCGTTCGTGTATCCCAAGTCGGATGCAGAGAAAGAGCGCATCTATCGCGAGTTGAAGGCGAAAAACGACCCGCGCTTCAGCGTCTATCGCCGCCATGATCTGCCGAAGGAGCTCTACTACCGTGACAACGATCGCGAGGGCGATCCGGTGATCGTGCCGAACGCGCCGTACAGCGTGATGTGGCATCCGCGGAAGCCTTCGGGGCACCCGTACGTGGGCAGCCACGGCTTCAACGCGATGGCGACGCCGGAGATGAAGGCGATCTTCTACGCGGAAGGCCCTGACGTGAAGCCCGGTACCAAGATTGAGAGCTTTGACAACGTCGACGTGTATAGCTTCGTGGCGAAAATTCTGCAGTTGAAGCCGGGGAAGACCGATGGCGAGCTGGGGCCGTTGAAGGCTGCGCTCGCGAAGCCTTAG
- a CDS encoding homoserine dehydrogenase, giving the protein MQEAVALRVGLLGFGTVGSSFAEVLAATGADVRITRIFNRDVERKKSHERAKFVGAEVKWTSDATEVVTAEDVDVVVEVIGGLEPIEGWLTTAIHAGKHIVTANKQLIAYRGATLLALAAEKKVHLLYNAAVAGGVPVIPGITQGLSGDKITRISGILNGTCNFILSAMEKGAEYADVLKTAQSLGYAEANPSADVDGFDARAKLCVLSRLALRAELNPDEVPAQTISTVAAIDFAYAKELGCTLRQVSRAEVAGGKVHARVGPMLVPKEMPIAWSHDTQNMVVTSGEFGGDVVFSGHGAGGHPTAVAVTSDVLRIAAGAAAVRFPATASSVDGDVTAPHYIRFVVADQPGIVAAIAGALAKYNVNIDSLLQHRGYAAEKLPFVVTTEPCLRSTLERAVAEIAALEYMLEAPLVLQILTSDDHATD; this is encoded by the coding sequence ATGCAGGAGGCAGTGGCGTTGCGCGTTGGTCTTTTGGGTTTTGGCACGGTCGGTAGTTCGTTTGCAGAGGTGCTTGCAGCGACGGGCGCAGATGTTCGCATCACACGCATCTTTAACCGCGACGTAGAGCGCAAGAAATCGCACGAGCGCGCGAAGTTTGTCGGCGCAGAGGTGAAGTGGACCTCGGACGCAACCGAAGTGGTGACTGCGGAAGATGTTGATGTGGTCGTTGAGGTCATCGGTGGGCTTGAGCCGATCGAAGGCTGGCTGACGACGGCGATCCATGCTGGAAAGCACATCGTGACGGCGAACAAGCAGCTCATTGCGTATCGCGGCGCGACGCTGCTGGCGCTGGCTGCGGAGAAGAAGGTCCACCTGCTTTACAACGCTGCGGTGGCTGGCGGCGTGCCGGTAATTCCGGGCATCACGCAGGGCCTCAGCGGCGACAAGATCACGCGCATCTCGGGCATTCTGAACGGCACCTGCAACTTCATTCTGAGTGCGATGGAGAAGGGCGCAGAATACGCCGACGTGCTGAAGACCGCGCAGAGCCTCGGGTATGCGGAAGCGAATCCGTCGGCGGACGTCGATGGATTCGACGCACGCGCGAAGCTGTGTGTTTTGTCGCGCCTCGCGCTGCGTGCGGAGTTGAACCCCGATGAGGTTCCGGCGCAGACGATCTCGACGGTGGCGGCGATTGATTTTGCGTACGCGAAGGAACTCGGCTGCACGCTGCGCCAGGTCTCGCGCGCAGAGGTTGCGGGCGGCAAGGTTCACGCGCGAGTCGGTCCGATGCTGGTGCCGAAGGAGATGCCGATTGCGTGGTCGCATGACACGCAGAACATGGTCGTCACGAGCGGTGAGTTCGGCGGCGACGTGGTCTTCTCGGGCCACGGTGCTGGCGGTCATCCGACGGCGGTGGCGGTGACGAGCGACGTGCTGCGCATTGCAGCGGGCGCTGCGGCTGTGCGCTTCCCGGCGACGGCCTCGAGCGTAGACGGCGACGTGACCGCGCCGCATTACATTCGCTTCGTGGTGGCGGACCAGCCGGGCATCGTTGCGGCGATCGCAGGCGCGCTGGCGAAGTACAACGTGAACATCGATTCGCTGCTACAGCATCGTGGATACGCGGCGGAGAAGCTGCCGTTCGTGGTGACGACCGAGCCTTGCCTGCGTTCGACGCTGGAAAGGGCTGTGGCCGAGATCGCGGCGTTGGAGTACATGCTCGAAGCGCCGCTGGTGCTGCAGATTCTCACCAGCGACGATCACGCGACCGACTAA
- a CDS encoding nucleoside deaminase yields the protein MGEHKAEPRFMQQAIELATTNVTSGNGGPFGAVIVKDGEVIATGANCVTAGNDPTAHAEVTAIRNACNALGTFMLNGCEIYTSCEPCPMCLAAIYWARIDTIYYGNSAADAAKVGFDDAAFYEELKRPHEEREKPIKPLLSAEAWESFAAWEKSPFKVEY from the coding sequence ATGGGTGAGCACAAGGCAGAACCGCGCTTCATGCAGCAGGCGATTGAGCTTGCAACCACCAACGTCACCAGCGGCAATGGTGGGCCGTTTGGCGCTGTGATCGTGAAAGACGGCGAAGTGATTGCCACGGGCGCGAACTGCGTGACGGCGGGCAATGATCCTACGGCGCACGCCGAGGTCACCGCGATACGCAACGCCTGCAACGCGCTGGGCACGTTCATGCTGAACGGCTGCGAGATCTACACGAGCTGCGAGCCGTGCCCCATGTGCCTGGCGGCCATCTACTGGGCGCGCATCGACACGATTTATTACGGCAACAGTGCAGCAGATGCGGCGAAGGTCGGCTTCGACGACGCGGCGTTCTACGAAGAACTGAAGCGCCCGCACGAGGAGCGCGAAAAGCCGATCAAGCCGTTGCTCTCCGCCGAGGCGTGGGAGAGCTTTGCGGCCTGGGAGAAGAGTCCCTTCAAGGTGGAGTACTAA
- the allB gene encoding allantoinase AllB, with protein MVHAIRSRRVVTPEGVRDAVVVIDGECIVAVKPFAELAPGTPVEDLGDVALLPGLIDAHTHINEPGRTEWEGFATATRAAAAGGFTTLIDMPLNCLPETINVASLEIKREAAKGQCLVDYALWGGAVDGNEHELEPLAVAGVPGYKCFLIYPGCDGFTSIDRENLELALPHIAKTRLPLLVHAELAAPIDAAVAELNSSGANWREYKTYLASRPDEAELQAIEMLLELQRKYGFRLHIVHLATAKALPMLRAAKAEGLALTVETCPHYLHLVAEEIADGATLFKCAPPIRSAANRDELWQALLDGTLDLIATDHSPCPPEMKRLTATEPGQECGRFDEAWGGIASLSTALPVLWTEFARRGIGLEKLAQWMSLAPAQLAGLSESIGSIEPGKHANFVAFDTEASFTLTEADLHYRHKVSPYLGETLQGVVRGTWLRGARLYTNTSGSGVFADTANGREYALSCALD; from the coding sequence ATGGTACACGCTATCCGCAGCCGCCGTGTGGTCACGCCCGAGGGCGTTCGTGATGCTGTCGTCGTCATCGACGGCGAATGCATCGTTGCCGTCAAGCCGTTTGCAGAGCTTGCCCCCGGCACGCCTGTCGAAGATCTCGGCGACGTCGCACTGCTCCCCGGCCTCATCGACGCACACACGCACATCAACGAACCCGGTCGCACCGAGTGGGAAGGCTTCGCCACGGCGACGCGCGCGGCCGCTGCCGGCGGTTTCACCACGCTCATCGACATGCCGCTCAACTGCCTGCCGGAGACGATCAACGTCGCCTCGCTCGAGATCAAGCGCGAGGCCGCCAAAGGGCAATGCCTGGTCGACTACGCGCTGTGGGGCGGCGCGGTCGATGGCAACGAGCATGAGCTCGAGCCGCTCGCCGTCGCCGGCGTGCCCGGCTACAAGTGCTTTCTCATCTACCCCGGCTGCGATGGCTTCACCTCCATCGATCGCGAGAACCTCGAACTCGCGCTGCCGCACATTGCGAAGACCAGGCTGCCGCTGCTCGTGCACGCAGAGCTCGCCGCCCCCATCGACGCAGCCGTCGCAGAACTCAACAGCAGCGGCGCAAACTGGCGCGAGTACAAGACCTATCTCGCCTCGCGCCCCGACGAAGCTGAACTGCAAGCGATCGAGATGCTGCTGGAGTTGCAGCGCAAGTACGGCTTCCGCCTGCACATCGTGCACCTCGCCACGGCGAAGGCGCTGCCCATGCTGCGCGCAGCGAAGGCGGAAGGCCTGGCGCTCACCGTCGAAACCTGCCCACACTACTTGCATCTTGTTGCTGAAGAGATCGCCGATGGCGCCACGCTCTTCAAGTGCGCGCCACCGATTCGTTCTGCTGCCAATCGCGATGAACTCTGGCAGGCCCTGCTCGACGGCACGCTCGACCTTATCGCCACCGACCACTCCCCTTGCCCGCCAGAGATGAAGCGCCTCACGGCGACCGAACCCGGCCAGGAGTGCGGCCGCTTCGACGAAGCCTGGGGCGGCATCGCCTCTCTCAGCACCGCGCTGCCTGTGTTGTGGACCGAATTTGCGCGCCGCGGCATCGGTCTTGAAAAACTCGCGCAGTGGATGTCACTCGCGCCCGCGCAGCTTGCAGGGCTCAGCGAATCCATCGGCTCCATCGAGCCCGGCAAGCACGCGAACTTCGTCGCGTTCGACACCGAAGCCAGCTTCACGCTCACCGAAGCCGATCTGCATTATCGCCACAAAGTCTCGCCGTATCTCGGCGAAACGCTGCAGGGCGTGGTGCGCGGCACCTGGCTGCGCGGCGCAAGACTCTACACCAACACCAGCGGCAGCGGTGTGTTCGCCGACACAGCGAACGGCCGCGAGTACGCACTATCCTGTGCTCTCGACTAA
- the uraD gene encoding 2-oxo-4-hydroxy-4-carboxy-5-ureidoimidazoline decarboxylase: MSLNFTPSSNPILEAWNRTEQDTATQTILPCNGSRAWAIGVVNDYPYDTPEQLFASADKVWWSLDAGAWQEAFDSHPRIGEAKAKAATEKSLSWSEGEQAAANPDDLVKAQLAAANKEYEAKFGRIFIVCATGKSAAEMLAILQKRMSNDAATELREAAEQQRQITQLRLRKWLELPLDYPAAPAIKEAK; the protein is encoded by the coding sequence ATGTCTTTGAACTTCACTCCATCCTCGAACCCGATTCTGGAAGCATGGAACCGCACTGAGCAGGACACGGCCACGCAGACCATCCTGCCCTGCAATGGCTCGCGCGCGTGGGCCATCGGCGTTGTGAACGACTACCCTTACGACACGCCCGAGCAGCTCTTCGCTTCGGCCGACAAAGTCTGGTGGTCGCTCGACGCAGGCGCATGGCAAGAGGCCTTTGACTCGCATCCGCGCATCGGCGAAGCCAAGGCCAAAGCGGCCACCGAGAAGTCGCTCTCGTGGAGCGAAGGCGAGCAGGCAGCCGCAAACCCTGACGATCTGGTGAAGGCACAACTCGCCGCCGCCAACAAAGAGTACGAAGCAAAGTTCGGTCGCATCTTCATCGTCTGCGCGACAGGAAAATCTGCCGCAGAGATGCTCGCCATCCTTCAAAAGCGCATGAGCAACGACGCGGCCACCGAGCTCCGCGAAGCCGCTGAACAACAACGCCAGATCACACAGCTTCGCCTGCGCAAGTGGCTCGAACTCCCGCTCGATTATCCCGCTGCGCCTGCGATCAAGGAAGCAAAGTAA
- the uraH gene encoding hydroxyisourate hydrolase has product MGLSTHILDVNLGKPAADVSLVLSCLNEDQWDELGRGSTDADGRCRTLLGDHHLEVGTYKIRFATSEYYAAQHITGLYPYVEIVFNVREPEQHYHIPLLLTAHGYSTYRGS; this is encoded by the coding sequence ATGGGTCTCTCCACACACATTCTCGACGTCAATCTCGGCAAGCCCGCAGCGGATGTTTCGCTCGTCCTGAGCTGCCTCAACGAAGATCAATGGGACGAGCTCGGTCGCGGCTCCACCGATGCCGATGGTCGTTGCCGCACGCTGCTCGGCGATCATCATCTCGAGGTCGGCACCTACAAGATCCGCTTCGCCACCAGCGAGTACTACGCCGCGCAACACATCACCGGCCTTTATCCTTACGTCGAAATCGTCTTCAACGTTCGCGAACCCGAGCAGCATTACCACATCCCGTTGCTGCTGACAGCGCACGGCTACTCGACGTATCGCGGCAGCTGA
- the pucL gene encoding factor-independent urate hydroxylase: MAIAKLADNRYGKSLVRIVRVTKHEDHHDLDEWTVQILLTGDMETAHTEGDNSKILPTDTMKNTCYFVASESKATSIEEYAKALIDYVLTRQSHITSAEVIVKSHLWKRLTVDGKPYPTAFMRGSEEVATTRVVRQQGGEFEVVSGLDGLFVLKTTQSSFVGYIKDHLTTLPETTDRLFGTVVKAEWTYTDDVNIAGFDFNATRELIRETMVQTFAKHESLSVQQTLFQMGEDALAATDTIESVYMLMPNKHNLLIDLKRFGLENPNHIFVPTDEPHGTIEATIVRA, from the coding sequence ATGGCAATCGCAAAACTCGCTGACAACCGTTATGGCAAATCGCTCGTGCGCATCGTGCGCGTCACCAAGCACGAAGACCACCACGACCTCGACGAATGGACCGTGCAGATTCTGCTCACGGGCGACATGGAGACGGCGCACACCGAAGGCGACAACTCGAAGATTCTGCCAACGGACACGATGAAGAACACCTGCTACTTCGTCGCCAGCGAATCGAAAGCCACATCGATCGAGGAGTACGCGAAGGCGCTCATCGACTACGTCCTCACGCGCCAGTCGCACATCACCAGCGCCGAAGTCATCGTGAAGTCGCACCTCTGGAAGCGCCTCACCGTCGACGGCAAGCCATATCCCACGGCCTTCATGCGCGGCTCAGAAGAAGTCGCTACGACGCGCGTCGTGCGCCAGCAGGGCGGCGAGTTTGAAGTCGTCAGCGGCCTCGATGGACTCTTCGTGCTGAAGACCACGCAGAGCAGCTTCGTCGGCTACATCAAGGACCACCTCACCACGCTGCCCGAGACCACCGACCGCCTCTTCGGCACCGTCGTAAAGGCCGAGTGGACCTATACCGACGACGTCAATATCGCAGGCTTCGACTTCAACGCCACACGCGAACTCATCCGCGAGACGATGGTTCAGACCTTCGCCAAGCACGAATCGCTGAGCGTGCAGCAGACCCTCTTCCAGATGGGCGAAGACGCGCTCGCCGCGACCGACACCATCGAGAGCGTCTACATGCTGATGCCGAACAAGCACAACCTGCTGATCGACCTGAAGCGCTTCGGCCTCGAGAACCCGAACCACATCTTCGTCCCCACCGACGAGCCGCACGGCACGATCGAAGCCACAATCGTCCGCGCGTAA
- a CDS encoding allantoate amidohydrolase gives MTPNDRAERIIARCRELARISDVEGETTRLFLSPKTRDAHTLLSWWMREAGLEARTDDIGNLRAVRRSAHDDAPTLVLFSHIDTVPNAGAFDGPLGVILGLEAIAALAQTPLPFHIELIAFSEEEGVRFAFPFLSSRAAVGELTDEHLAHTDKDGITVADALRNFDLDPARIATTAPFASNTFAAIEVHIEQGPVLESENAFIAVVEAIVGQSRLSFTFEGQANHAGTTPMALRHDALVAAAHFIIEVDNYASNHRQLVATVGRIEALPGAMNVVPGTVTCTLDVRHPKDESRHAAVAHLVTKAQAAGEHRGVKVKATLLSEQRAVPMDHALTQKLHAAAERAGHDALQLFSGAGHDSMIVASHVPTTMLFVRSPGGISHNPAEDIRAEDVEAALGTLVNLLLHLHPHQ, from the coding sequence ATGACCCCGAACGACCGCGCCGAACGCATCATCGCTCGTTGCCGCGAACTCGCACGCATCTCTGACGTCGAAGGCGAAACCACGCGCCTCTTTCTCTCGCCGAAGACCCGCGACGCGCACACATTGCTCTCCTGGTGGATGCGCGAGGCCGGGCTCGAGGCGCGCACCGACGACATCGGCAACCTGCGCGCCGTGCGTCGCTCGGCACACGACGACGCGCCCACGCTCGTGCTCTTCTCGCACATCGATACCGTGCCCAACGCTGGCGCCTTCGACGGCCCGCTCGGCGTCATTCTCGGCCTCGAAGCCATCGCCGCCCTCGCGCAAACGCCGCTCCCCTTCCATATCGAACTCATCGCCTTCAGCGAAGAAGAAGGCGTTCGCTTCGCGTTCCCGTTTCTCTCCTCACGCGCCGCAGTGGGCGAACTCACCGACGAACATCTCGCCCACACCGACAAAGACGGCATCACAGTCGCCGACGCACTCCGCAACTTCGACCTCGATCCGGCACGCATCGCCACGACCGCGCCCTTCGCATCGAACACCTTCGCGGCAATCGAGGTGCACATCGAGCAAGGCCCGGTGCTCGAAAGCGAGAACGCCTTCATCGCCGTCGTCGAAGCCATCGTAGGCCAATCGCGCCTCTCCTTCACCTTTGAAGGCCAGGCCAACCACGCAGGCACCACGCCCATGGCGCTACGGCATGATGCGCTTGTCGCCGCCGCGCACTTCATCATCGAGGTCGACAACTACGCGAGCAATCATCGCCAACTCGTCGCCACCGTCGGCCGCATCGAGGCCCTGCCCGGTGCGATGAACGTCGTGCCCGGCACCGTGACCTGCACGCTCGACGTGCGCCACCCGAAGGACGAGTCACGCCACGCTGCCGTTGCCCACCTCGTCACCAAGGCCCAGGCCGCAGGCGAGCATCGCGGCGTCAAGGTGAAGGCCACGCTGCTCAGCGAGCAACGTGCTGTGCCGATGGACCACGCGCTCACGCAGAAGCTCCACGCGGCGGCCGAGCGCGCGGGCCACGACGCACTGCAACTCTTCTCAGGCGCAGGCCATGACTCCATGATCGTCGCGTCGCATGTGCCGACGACGATGCTCTTCGTGCGCTCCCCCGGCGGCATCAGCCACAACCCCGCCGAGGACATACGCGCCGAAGACGTCGAAGCCGCGCTCGGCACCCTCGTTAACCTGCTGCTGCACCTGCATCCGCACCAGTGA
- the allE gene encoding (S)-ureidoglycine aminohydrolase has protein sequence MHHLGHTTSSNKRDHLLLAPDTFIRTPMPGITKGFAIVHVAPQAGAAFTQMTVELDANGTLTEGPTQRLIYVLEGKLTLQEPSSKKQHQLAPGSYAYLPTEHPHTITAKTKARLAVIDKPYMPLETEPNPEFFIGREQDLKPTALNGDPDLEVRALMPDSPQFDFACNTMTYQPGASLPQVEIHYMEHGLLMLEGGGIYRLGDAWYPTQAGDFIWMAPYCPQWFGAIGKKPAKYLIYKDFNRHTLA, from the coding sequence ATGCATCATCTTGGACACACGACCAGCTCGAACAAGCGCGACCACCTTCTGCTCGCGCCCGACACCTTCATCCGCACGCCGATGCCCGGCATCACGAAGGGCTTCGCCATCGTGCATGTTGCGCCGCAAGCAGGCGCGGCGTTTACGCAGATGACCGTCGAGCTGGACGCCAACGGGACGCTCACGGAAGGCCCGACGCAGCGCCTCATCTACGTGCTCGAAGGCAAGCTGACACTGCAGGAGCCGAGCTCCAAGAAGCAGCACCAGCTCGCGCCCGGCAGCTACGCCTACCTGCCGACGGAGCATCCGCACACGATCACCGCGAAGACCAAGGCGCGCCTCGCCGTCATCGACAAGCCATACATGCCGCTCGAGACCGAGCCGAACCCGGAGTTCTTCATCGGCCGCGAGCAGGACCTGAAGCCCACCGCGCTCAACGGCGACCCCGACCTCGAAGTCCGCGCGCTCATGCCCGACTCACCGCAGTTCGACTTCGCCTGCAACACGATGACCTATCAGCCCGGCGCGTCGTTGCCACAGGTGGAGATCCACTACATGGAGCACGGCCTGCTGATGCTCGAAGGCGGCGGCATCTACCGCCTCGGCGACGCGTGGTACCCCACCCAGGCCGGCGACTTCATCTGGATGGCTCCGTACTGCCCGCAGTGGTTCGGCGCCATCGGCAAGAAGCCCGCAAAGTACCTCATCTACAAGGATTTCAATCGCCACACGCTGGCGTAG
- a CDS encoding M20 family metallo-hydrolase produces the protein MTLTINTDRLLAELHHLARITDCPPTTDTSLPAPTQAVTRIVFTPRDLEARAWLKQLATDTGFTVREDAVGNTFLRWEGSDPTLGAVGTGSHTDAIPHAGMYDGTVGVLGGLEAMRSLKESGFKPRRSIETLMFTSEEPTRFGIGCLGSRLLGGVLDPDAADALPDRLSETEADAPKGLTLQQVRAQAGFTGSLASVKLASDYYDSWVELHIEQGPLLEREGIDLGIVTNIAAPASYRYTVEGFGGHAGALLMPDRRDALTAASELILAIERFTREANAQSAAAGQTGVDSVATVGKVDIFPGAVNSVPSRVQFMLDIRDTDVARRNNSMTRLRAEIDRVSRERGVKITEEVINSDEPAISAPKILDALVASAKAENASYRMMVSRAYHDSNFMARVAPMAMLFIPCRHGVSHRPDEYSTPEQIALGTRVLARTLAALAS, from the coding sequence ATGACTCTCACCATCAACACCGACCGCCTCCTCGCCGAACTGCATCACCTCGCGCGCATCACCGACTGCCCGCCGACCACGGACACGTCTCTGCCCGCACCGACGCAAGCCGTCACGCGCATCGTCTTCACGCCGCGCGACCTCGAAGCGCGCGCATGGCTGAAGCAACTCGCCACCGACACGGGCTTCACCGTCCGCGAAGACGCCGTCGGCAACACCTTCCTGCGTTGGGAAGGCTCTGACCCGACGCTCGGCGCAGTCGGCACCGGTTCGCACACGGACGCCATCCCTCACGCGGGCATGTACGACGGCACCGTCGGCGTGCTCGGCGGACTCGAAGCGATGCGCTCGCTCAAAGAGTCCGGTTTCAAGCCGCGTCGCTCCATCGAGACGCTGATGTTCACCAGCGAAGAGCCCACGCGCTTCGGCATCGGATGCCTCGGCTCGCGGCTGCTCGGCGGCGTGCTCGATCCCGATGCGGCCGACGCACTCCCTGACCGCCTAAGCGAAACCGAAGCCGACGCGCCGAAGGGCCTCACGTTGCAGCAAGTGCGCGCGCAGGCCGGCTTCACCGGCTCACTCGCCAGCGTGAAGCTTGCCAGCGACTACTACGACTCCTGGGTCGAGCTGCACATCGAGCAAGGCCCGCTGCTCGAGCGCGAAGGCATTGACCTTGGCATCGTCACCAACATCGCCGCGCCTGCGAGCTATCGCTACACCGTCGAAGGCTTCGGCGGCCACGCCGGCGCGCTGCTCATGCCCGACCGCCGCGACGCGCTCACCGCCGCCAGCGAACTCATCCTCGCCATCGAACGCTTCACCCGCGAAGCCAACGCCCAATCCGCAGCCGCAGGCCAGACCGGCGTCGACTCCGTCGCGACCGTCGGCAAGGTAGATATCTTTCCCGGCGCGGTCAACTCTGTGCCTTCGCGCGTGCAGTTCATGCTCGACATTCGCGACACCGACGTCGCGCGACGCAACAACAGCATGACGCGCCTGCGCGCAGAGATCGACCGCGTGAGCCGTGAGCGCGGGGTGAAGATCACCGAAGAGGTCATCAACTCCGATGAGCCCGCGATCTCCGCGCCGAAGATCCTCGACGCGCTCGTGGCCTCTGCAAAAGCCGAGAACGCGAGCTATCGCATGATGGTTTCGCGTGCGTACCATGACTCCAACTTCATGGCCCGCGTCGCGCCCATGGCGATGCTCTTCATCCCCTGCCGCCACGGCGTCTCGCACAGGCCGGACGAGTACTCCACGCCAGAGCAGATCGCGCTCGGCACACGTGTGTTGGCTCGCACCCTGGCCGCGCTGGCATCGTAA